A stretch of Leucobacter aridicollis DNA encodes these proteins:
- a CDS encoding ParB N-terminal domain-containing protein, with product MDSIWAGRRHREDYGDLHALVESIARDGLLQPITITPDGMLICGARRLAAIRRLGWKTVNVWVRSGISTTLGQLLAEQDDNLLHKPLTRTEEATLYAELKALMAENATGRQEASRFTSKQENPRSHGAATVAAPQKGETRQQAALMVTGRNAYTSLERINELQNLAADPAQPNDVQQRAREELDRIDAGGSITGARQRIRAAQALAELDTLASDPAQPAGIRDTAAAGAARLRELEDTARPADLERLAELAVERARTATKKRPAQLASTRLHAVEEQPREFLPVRSFVYFWDELSTWAERYDPETIGPALSGEQWAMFENAVAATVAFLDTARTARNVRRETA from the coding sequence GTGGATTCAATCTGGGCCGGCCGCCGCCACCGCGAAGACTACGGCGACCTCCACGCGCTGGTGGAGTCGATCGCAAGAGATGGGCTGTTGCAGCCGATCACGATCACCCCGGACGGAATGCTGATCTGCGGCGCCCGCCGTCTGGCAGCAATCCGCCGACTCGGGTGGAAGACGGTGAACGTGTGGGTGCGCTCCGGCATCTCCACCACCCTCGGACAGCTCCTCGCCGAACAGGACGACAACCTTCTCCACAAGCCCCTCACCCGCACCGAGGAAGCCACCCTCTACGCAGAACTGAAAGCGCTCATGGCCGAGAATGCGACTGGCCGGCAGGAAGCATCACGGTTCACCTCGAAACAAGAAAACCCCAGGTCACACGGTGCCGCCACCGTGGCGGCACCGCAGAAGGGCGAGACCAGGCAGCAGGCCGCGCTCATGGTCACCGGCCGCAACGCGTACACCTCGCTAGAACGCATCAACGAACTGCAGAACCTTGCCGCTGACCCTGCGCAACCCAACGACGTCCAGCAGCGGGCACGGGAGGAACTTGACCGGATCGACGCGGGCGGGTCGATCACCGGAGCGCGGCAGCGCATCCGCGCCGCACAAGCCCTCGCAGAACTCGACACCCTCGCCAGCGACCCAGCACAACCGGCAGGCATCCGCGACACCGCAGCCGCAGGAGCTGCCCGTCTTCGCGAGCTCGAAGACACCGCACGGCCGGCGGACCTGGAACGTCTCGCGGAACTCGCTGTCGAGCGCGCGAGAACCGCGACGAAGAAGCGCCCCGCCCAGCTCGCATCCACACGACTCCACGCGGTTGAGGAGCAGCCGCGGGAGTTCCTGCCGGTGCGGTCGTTCGTCTACTTTTGGGATGAGCTCTCCACCTGGGCCGAACGCTACGACCCCGAAACCATCGGCCCCGCCTTGTCGGGTGAGCAGTGGGCGATGTTCGAAAACGCCGTCGCCGCGACGGTCGCGTTCCTCGATACCGCCCGCACTGCACGAAACGTGCGCCGCGAAACCGCTTGA